GTAACATCATATTGATACATTTGTATTTCCTCATATTCTATATTTAATCGCGTGCGACTAAATATAGAATATCGCTTTAAAGATGGCTTGTCAATTATTTACTTTAGAAATAACTTATGCTATGATTAATTAAATATCATTTAACTAGAAAGGTAGCTATGTTTCGAGAATTTCCTAAATTAACCAATCAACTTTGTTATGCTATCTACAATTCAAATCGCATGCTAAACCAATTTTATAAAAAGAAATTGCTAGCATTTGATCTGACATATACGCAATATATCGTGCTTTTAGTCCTATGGGAAAAAGATAATATTAAGCTTTATGAGCTAGGCCAGACTTTAGAACTATCCAGTAATACCCTAACCCCGCTACTTAAAAGGTTAGAAGAAAAAGGGTATTTGCGTCGTATCCAACCTGAAAAAGATAAGAGACAGTTAGTCATTCAGCTCACGCAAGCAGGTCAAGCAGGTCAACTTGAAATCCAATCTGTCTTAAATGCTTGCTTTTCAGAGGAGATTGATTTTTCACCTGCAGTCATGCAACAGATGATCGCAGATAATGTCCGACTAACACAGGCCATCAAAGCGGATATGTAAGTGTCACTTTAAAAATGATCATTAAAAAAACCTAGTGTCATAGGTCTTTTTTATTAGGGGAGATATAGGATTCTCCCAAAAAGGGGAACATCTTGGAATTTATCCAGTTTAATAGTCAAAACAGTAGTCTTTACACACAGAGTGTCGCATTAAGAAATCATGCGCTGTACGGTGATATCGGGATGCCACCTTTATCAGAAGATGGCAAGAAAATCGAGAAAGAAAATCTCTTTTTTGGCGCGGTAACATCAGATAGATTGGTCGGTACAGTGTCTTTCTACGAACTCTCAAAAGGTCATTTTCAATTAGTTGCTATGGCGATTGATGCCACCTATCAGGCTAAAGGAATCGGTACTAGGCTAGTTAACTTTGCTTTTGAAAGCATGATTGCCTCAGTTGAAAGTAAGGTCGGTGGGCAGCCTGTAACTCTGGTTGTGATGACAAATGCTAGAGAAAAAGCGCTTCATTTTTATGAACGTCTAGGCTTTATCTCAGATGGTGCGATTACGGTTGATCCAGCACATCATGGGATTAGACATCTTCCTATGAAAAATATCTTACTTGTAAAAAATAGGGGATGATGCCCATAAAAGTTGCTATTCAGTCCAGTCTTTACTTGCATAAATCAATAAATGCGTGTATGATAACAGTAAAACGAGGGATTGGTTTTACCACTAGACAAGTGGCAAGTATCCTCTTGTCTAGTGGATATGACATGGGTATCTAAAGAAAGAGATAAGTGATGAATAAAAAAGAACAACGTACGCAAGCAATTACGCTAATAACGCAACTGATCGGTACCATGAAAAGCGAAGAAAGTGCGACATTATTGACGCTATTAGCAGAGTCTAGCGATAAGTTAGCAGAGAATAAAGAGGCGGTACAATACATTTTACCAAGAGTTTGCAACGCCATCGCTTCAGAAATGTTAACTGATAACACGAGCGTTTCGGATGAGGCTATTCAGCTATATTTTAAGTTAAAACAGTTATCGTCTAGGTCAGCTTATAAAGTGGGTAACCCTGGTTTTTTATGAGGCAACTAGATTGTATTTGTGATAATGTGTCAACTTAAGCTACAACATAGTAAACCAACTGTAAAATTACATTTACAGCTTGTTTTTAGATGGATACATCGGGTTAAGTTTGAAAACATCTCTGTCTATTTGCGCCTATGTTTGATAATTAATTTGATTACCTGAATATTGCGAATATGAGCTAAAAAGAGTATAATTAAATCAATACAAGGCATGGGCAGTATAGTGCCTTTTTTTATATAAAGCGAGGTAAGTTAATGGACGTCTCTCATCTTTTTAATCCGAATCTGGATAAAATTCAAATTTCGGCAATTCGCCGGTTTGACCAAGAAGTATCAAAAATACCTGGGATCCTCAAATTGACACTAGGTGAACCTGACTTCAATACGCCACAACATGTCGAAGATGCTGCTGTTGCTGCTGTTCGTGCACATGAAAGTCACTATACTGGCATGTCTGGCTTATTAGCACTCCGTCAAGAAGCCAGTCAATTTGTATCTGATAAATATGGTGTAACCTTTGATCCTGAATCGGAAGTTTTGGTCACTGTTGGTGCAACAGAAGCGATTTCGGCTAGTCTCATGTCAATACTTGTCGCTGGTGACAAGGTATTGACACCAGCCCCTTTATATCCAGGATATGAACCCTTGATCCAGCTGGCAGGGGCAGAAATGGTCGAGATTGATACGACAAAAAATGGCTTTGTTTTGACACCAGAAATGCTAGAATCAGCTTTGATTGCACATCCTGAAACGAAAGTTGTGATCTTAAATTATCCATCTAATCCGACAGGTGTGACTTATAATCGTGCAGAAATTAAGGCATTGTCTGATGTGATCAAAAAATATCCTGTTTTTGTGATTTCAGACGAAATCTATTCTGAGTTGACCTATACAGATGAAAAGCATGTCTCGATTGCAGAATTTGCAAGAGAACAGACGATTGTTTTAAATGGCTTATCAAAGTCTCATGCCATGACAGGGTATCGAATTGGGTTTATCTTTGCGGATACCAGTCTGACTAGCCAAATTATCAAAACTCATCAATATTTTGTGACGGCAGCAACGACAGTGTCACAGTTTGCAGCGATCGAAGCCCTAACAAACGGGAAAGATGATGCTGCGATCATGACCAAAGAGTACATCATCCGACGTGATTATATCATGTCGCAGATGACTCCCCTTGGTTTTGAAATCGCTAAACCAGATGGTGCATTTTATATCTTCGCTAAAATTCCAGCAGATTTGAATCAAGATGATTTTGCCTTCTTGATCGACTTTGCCAATCGAAAACAAGTTGCCTTTATCCCAGGCTCATCATTTGGCCAGTACGGAAAAGGGTATATTCGCTTGAGTTATGCAGCTAGTATGCCAGTTATCACAGAGGCAATGACAAGGTTGACAGCATTTGTCAACGAAAAACGTGCCTAAAGCACAGTAAAAAATAGCTATCTTTTTTGAGCAATCAAGAAAAATCCCCTGAATGAGAGGATTTTTTTTATTTTGGTATAATGAAAAGGATAAGAGGTTTGATAACAGATGAAAAATGTTGAAACACGTGGGCTAGTCTTATTTAGCCGAAACTATCGTGAGCAAGATAAGTTGGTTAAGATATTTACAGAATCATTTGGTAAACGGATGTTTTTTGTTAAAAATGCCAGCAAGTCCAAATTTTCAAGTAGTTTACAGAATTTCACCCAACTTGATTTGTTAGGCACGATGAATGATGATGGACTTAGCTTTATATCCGATATCAGTGATGCCAAGGTTTATAAATATATCAACTCGGATATATTTGCGCAAGCTTATGCGAGTTACTTGATTGGGTTGTCAGATGTTGCGATTCCCGACAACCAATATGATGCACCGCTTTACGGCTTTTTGATGAAGTCGCTAGACTTGATCGAAGATAAAATCGACATGGAGGTTGTCACTTTCATTTTTGAACTACAGGTCATGTCTCGTTTTGGTGCACAGTTAGATTTTAGCCAGTGTGTCTTTTGTCACCGGACGGATTTACCGATGGATTTTTCCTATCAATATAATGGGTGTCTATGTAGACAGCATGTTGACAAGGATATGACTAGGGAGTATTTAGACCCTAATGTCATCTTTCTATGTCACGCCTTCATGGCCATTGACTACGATAAACTACCAAGTATCAATATTTCTGATGAGTTGAAAAAAAAGATACGTCTCTTCATAGACGGTTTGTATGATCACTATACAGGTGTTCAGATTAAGGCTAAAAAATTTATAGATGGTCTAGATGGCTGGGCAGATATCATGAGAGATGATGTCAAGTAAGTGTGTAAACTAAAAAAAAATAAGCGAACCTGCTTATTTTTTTTCGTTATAGCGTTGCTTTATCTTGTTGGCTAATTCAGGGTAGTCAGTCATAAAGCCTGTTAGATGTTGGTTAAAGGCAAAATAGATATCACAATCGTCATTGATAGTCCAGGCACGTAGAGGCTTATGGATTTTTTTAAGCTTATCAGCATTTTTTTTCACCCAATTAATATGCGGATGTAAACTTGTGATGTAGTCAGCTTTTAATCCTTCAGCTATTTTCTTGTCAGATGTTGACATCAAGTAACAGAGATCGGCATTCGGCTCAAACTCAAACAAACGCTTGAGCGATTCCAGATTAAAGGAACAATAGATATGTGAAAATGGATAGGGTTTAGAGGTGAGTAAGTCGCTTGTGAGTTTCTCTATTTCAAAATAGGGGAAATTATCAGTCTTGATTTCGATATTTAGGGTACCAGTAAAGTTAAGGTCGCATAGTAAGTCCAACACCTCAGATAAGAGGGGAACTTTTTCAAACTTGTATTGGGTATCAAACCAAGCACCAGCAGAATATTGTCGGATATCTTTGAACATCAAATCACGAATTAAGCCGGTGCCATTTGTTGTACGATCAATCGACTCATCATGTATGACAACGATCTGATTATCTTTTGTTAGATGGACATCAAGCTCGATACCGTCGCTACCAACCCTGACTGCTTCCGTAAAAGCAGCGAGTGTATTTTCTGGCCGGTTAGACTTGCTACCACGATGGGCAAAAATCTTGGTCTCAACAGGATCCTGATGTAAGAGGTGTGAAAGCTTAGCTGTCAATGCTTTACGTCGTGCTTTACGTCGATCATGCCATCTATGATATCCTTTTTTAATTGCCGTAAACATCGCGATACTCACTTTCTATTGCCTTTACAAAGTCATGCATGATCTGATCACGTGGGACTGCCAGCTGCTTGGCTTTAGCAGTATGTAGGGTGCTACTAATCTTGAATAACTTTTCATAAAAATGATTGATTGTCGTTGTGTTTGCAG
The DNA window shown above is from Lactococcus paracarnosus and carries:
- a CDS encoding MarR family winged helix-turn-helix transcriptional regulator, translated to MFREFPKLTNQLCYAIYNSNRMLNQFYKKKLLAFDLTYTQYIVLLVLWEKDNIKLYELGQTLELSSNTLTPLLKRLEEKGYLRRIQPEKDKRQLVIQLTQAGQAGQLEIQSVLNACFSEEIDFSPAVMQQMIADNVRLTQAIKADM
- a CDS encoding GNAT family N-acetyltransferase — translated: MEFIQFNSQNSSLYTQSVALRNHALYGDIGMPPLSEDGKKIEKENLFFGAVTSDRLVGTVSFYELSKGHFQLVAMAIDATYQAKGIGTRLVNFAFESMIASVESKVGGQPVTLVVMTNAREKALHFYERLGFISDGAITVDPAHHGIRHLPMKNILLVKNRG
- a CDS encoding pyridoxal phosphate-dependent aminotransferase, with translation MDVSHLFNPNLDKIQISAIRRFDQEVSKIPGILKLTLGEPDFNTPQHVEDAAVAAVRAHESHYTGMSGLLALRQEASQFVSDKYGVTFDPESEVLVTVGATEAISASLMSILVAGDKVLTPAPLYPGYEPLIQLAGAEMVEIDTTKNGFVLTPEMLESALIAHPETKVVILNYPSNPTGVTYNRAEIKALSDVIKKYPVFVISDEIYSELTYTDEKHVSIAEFAREQTIVLNGLSKSHAMTGYRIGFIFADTSLTSQIIKTHQYFVTAATTVSQFAAIEALTNGKDDAAIMTKEYIIRRDYIMSQMTPLGFEIAKPDGAFYIFAKIPADLNQDDFAFLIDFANRKQVAFIPGSSFGQYGKGYIRLSYAASMPVITEAMTRLTAFVNEKRA
- the recO gene encoding DNA repair protein RecO — protein: MKNVETRGLVLFSRNYREQDKLVKIFTESFGKRMFFVKNASKSKFSSSLQNFTQLDLLGTMNDDGLSFISDISDAKVYKYINSDIFAQAYASYLIGLSDVAIPDNQYDAPLYGFLMKSLDLIEDKIDMEVVTFIFELQVMSRFGAQLDFSQCVFCHRTDLPMDFSYQYNGCLCRQHVDKDMTREYLDPNVIFLCHAFMAIDYDKLPSINISDELKKKIRLFIDGLYDHYTGVQIKAKKFIDGLDGWADIMRDDVK
- a CDS encoding glycerophosphodiester phosphodiesterase, which codes for MFTAIKKGYHRWHDRRKARRKALTAKLSHLLHQDPVETKIFAHRGSKSNRPENTLAAFTEAVRVGSDGIELDVHLTKDNQIVVIHDESIDRTTNGTGLIRDLMFKDIRQYSAGAWFDTQYKFEKVPLLSEVLDLLCDLNFTGTLNIEIKTDNFPYFEIEKLTSDLLTSKPYPFSHIYCSFNLESLKRLFEFEPNADLCYLMSTSDKKIAEGLKADYITSLHPHINWVKKNADKLKKIHKPLRAWTINDDCDIYFAFNQHLTGFMTDYPELANKIKQRYNEKK